The following coding sequences are from one Melanotaenia boesemani isolate fMelBoe1 chromosome 19, fMelBoe1.pri, whole genome shotgun sequence window:
- the si:dkey-242g16.2 gene encoding protein phosphatase 1 regulatory subunit 3C-B, with product MNCTRVLHAFSHPQSAVTPVDLAKCLGLSQHQPLYQLLSIPPFKPTQHCSLPKDYYRRATLPSTQLSSSSSSLPLSRVPSKLRSCFRRTSSGLSKKRVVFADARGLALTAVHLFTPEPSSFTAAPLKGNTPAQLEGQQSALHKMLRHKLQLGFPPPSLDVKSFLAHLRESNVLLESCSVLEHNLTGKVCVSHMSTKQTVHIRVTFDSWRSHHDIPCMFLQHQNCGGLEVDVFSFDISLPPNTDPKERTEFCICLRPGPGSTPYWDDNRGQNYRVCMEKGGSSASQGNTSHCYPTLSKLQPHAWPHTSACVQNTADLQYLQRYLSSRCREWKDLCSAK from the exons ATGAATTGCACAAG aGTTCTTCATGCTTTTAGTCATCCTCAGTCTGCTGTAACACCAGTGGACCTGGCTAAGTGTCTGGGCCTGAGTCAGCATCAGCCTCTTTATCAGCTACTGTCTATTCCTCCTTTCAAGCCCACACAGCATTGTTCTTTGCCAAAAGACTATTATCGAAGAGCCACCCTTCCGTCTACTCAgctctcctcctcatcctcatcactCCCCTTGTCTCGTGTGCCTTCAAAACTGCGGAGCTGTTTCCGGAGGACCAGCAGCGGCCTGAGCAAGAAACGTGTGGTGTTTGCAGACGCCAGAGGATTGGCACTCACTGCTGTTCACCTCTTCACCCCTGAGCCATCCTCCTTCACTGCTGCCCCACTGAAGGGAAATACACCGGCCCAACTCGAAGGCCAACAGTCGGCTTTGCACAAAATGCTGCGTCACAAGTTGCAGCTGGGTTTCCCTCCTCCCTCACTGGACGTTAAATCCTTTCTTGCACATCTGCGGGAGAGTAATGTGCTGCTGGAGAGCTGTAGTGTTTTAGAGCACAACCTGACTGGCAAAGTATGTGTCTCACACATGAGCACTAAACAAACTGTACATATAAGGGTGACTTTTGACTCTTGGAGGAGTCATCATGACATTCCTTGCATGTTCTTGCAGCATCAGAACTGCGGTGGTTTGGAGGTGGATGTTTTTTCCTTTGACATAAGCTTACCCCCAAACACAGATCCAAAGGAGCGAACTGAGTTTTGCATCTGCTTGAGGCCAGGACCTGGCTCTACACCCTACTGGGATGACAACAGGGGGCAGAATTACAGAGTGTGCATGGAAAAAGGCGGATCAAGTGCTAGCCAAGGCAACACTAGCCATTGTTATCCCACACTTTCAAAGCTCCAGCCACATGCTTGGCCACACACATCTGCTTGTGTGCAGAACACTGCTGATCTTCAGTATCTTCAGAGGTATTTGTCAAGCAGGTGCAGAGAGTGGAAAGACCTGTGTTCAGCTAAGTAG